Genomic DNA from Candidatus Omnitrophota bacterium:
GGCACGCTGCGCAACGCCTCTTCCGTCGCGGTGATGATGACGGGCAAAATCATGATGGCCAGGGTCAGCGCGCCCGACAGCAGGGATGTTCCAAATCGGCAGAAGACCACAAACAGCCCTAAGCCGAAGAGTCCATAGACCACAGAGGGAACGCCAGCCAGGTTGATGATGGCCAACCGCACAAGGCGCGTGAGCCAATTATTTGCCGCGTATTCGTTGAGATAAATCGCCGCGAGGACCCCCATGGGCAACGCAAAGATAATCGTCAGACCCACCAACTCCAGCGTGCCAATAATCGCCGGAAAAATGCCGCCGGCGCGCATGCCCTGCGTGGGCATCGTCGTGAGGAACGACCAGGAGAGGGCTCCCGCGCCATGCCACATGATCATCCCGATGATGATCGCCACCGGCAGGACGATGAGCACTGTCGTCGCAAACAGGAGGCTGAAGGCCAGCCGCTGAACCTCCATTGCCCGACGCCACGGCTCCGCCATCAGTCCTCCCGATGGAGAAAGAGGTCGGCGAGCACATTGATGATAAATGAAATGATAAACAGCACGATCCCGATCGCAAAGAGCGCGGCATAATGCTCCGAGCCGCGCACCGTCTCGCCCATTTCAGCCGCAATGGTGGCCGTCATGGTGCGCACCGGCCGCAATAACGTATGGGGAATCACGGCAGCATTTCCGGTCACCATCATCACCGCCATCGTCTCACCAATGACGCGGCCGATGCCCAGCATCGTCGCGGCGAAGATGCCGGACCGCGCCGCCGGCAGCAGCACGCGGTGCATCATTTGCCAG
This window encodes:
- the pstA gene encoding phosphate ABC transporter permease PstA; amino-acid sequence: MEVQRLAFSLLFATTVLIVLPVAIIIGMIMWHGAGALSWSFLTTMPTQGMRAGGIFPAIIGTLELVGLTIIFALPMGVLAAIYLNEYAANNWLTRLVRLAIINLAGVPSVVYGLFGLGLFVVFCRFGTSLLSGALTLAIMILPVIITATEEALRSVPQSFREVSLSLGASRWQTIRHAVLPNAVPGIMTGTILGIGRAAGETAPILFTVAAFYLPRLPRSIFDQAMALPYHLYVISTQIPNIPIMQRYGTALVLLMLVLSLNMLAIVLRIHFRRKRQW